One window from the genome of Pseudalkalibacillus hwajinpoensis encodes:
- a CDS encoding Nif3-like dinuclear metal center hexameric protein, which produces MSKIASAQAIIQEFEAWSKKKYAENGDPIGLQIGSLNKKVKKVMTALDVLPNVVDEAVREGVDLIIAHHPILFRPLKKINLDTEQGKMVEKLIKNDITVYAAHTNLDVAPGGVNDMLADALGLQETSVLVETFQRELKKIAIFVPITHQEQIRTALSKSGAGFIGEYSDCTFTSQGTGRFKPTVQAQPFIGESGELEAVQEVKIESIFHADQQAKVLNAVKKAHPYEEVAYDIYPLENEPEKLGLGRIGHLDAEMTLEDFAGFVKEKLGASGVRIVGDLTSKIKKVAVLGGDGNKFISAARFSGADVFVSGDIYYHVAHDAMMEGLQIIDAGHNIEKIMIEGVREKLQAFVEEKNFDTVIMSSQEITDPFQFR; this is translated from the coding sequence ATGAGCAAGATAGCTTCAGCTCAGGCGATTATTCAAGAATTTGAGGCCTGGTCAAAAAAGAAGTATGCCGAAAATGGAGATCCAATTGGATTGCAAATCGGAAGCTTAAACAAAAAGGTTAAAAAGGTAATGACCGCGCTTGATGTTCTTCCCAACGTGGTAGACGAAGCGGTTCGAGAAGGGGTAGATTTAATTATTGCCCATCACCCCATTCTTTTCCGTCCTCTTAAGAAAATCAATTTGGATACAGAACAGGGGAAAATGGTTGAGAAGCTAATTAAAAATGACATCACTGTTTACGCGGCACATACAAATTTAGATGTTGCACCTGGTGGTGTGAATGATATGCTCGCGGATGCATTAGGACTACAAGAAACGAGCGTTCTTGTTGAAACATTTCAACGAGAACTAAAGAAAATAGCTATATTCGTTCCAATTACACATCAGGAACAAATTAGAACAGCTCTTTCGAAATCAGGAGCAGGGTTTATAGGCGAATATAGTGATTGTACATTTACTTCTCAAGGAACTGGCCGATTCAAGCCCACAGTTCAAGCGCAGCCATTTATTGGTGAATCAGGAGAGTTAGAAGCTGTTCAAGAGGTGAAAATTGAAAGCATTTTTCATGCAGATCAACAAGCGAAGGTTTTAAATGCTGTTAAAAAGGCGCATCCTTATGAAGAAGTAGCTTACGATATTTATCCTTTAGAAAATGAACCAGAAAAGCTTGGGCTGGGAAGAATAGGTCATCTTGATGCAGAAATGACATTAGAAGATTTTGCTGGTTTCGTGAAAGAGAAGCTTGGCGCAAGTGGTGTTAGAATTGTAGGCGATCTTACTTCTAAAATAAAAAAAGTTGCTGTGTTAGGTGGAGACGGTAATAAATTTATTAGTGCAGCTCGATTTAGTGGAGCAGATGTATTTGTATCAGGTGATATTTATTACCATGTAGCTCACGATGCTATGATGGAAGGGCTCCAAATTATTGATGCAGGCCATAATATTGAAAAGATTATGATTGAGGGTGTACGGGAAAAATTGCAGGCTTTTGTAGAAGAGAAAAATTTTGATACGGTTATTATGTCTTCACAAGAAATAACGGACCCCTTTCAGTTTAGATAA
- the rpoD gene encoding RNA polymerase sigma factor RpoD has product MAEKPTRQPAEGELTIDQVKEQLVELGKKTSLITYSTIVERLSPFEQDSDQMDEFFEYLEEQGVEVIEDSTENPSPQEVNKEEEFDLNDLSVPPGVKINDPVRMYLKEIGRVDLLSAKEEISLAQRIEEGDEEAKRRLAEANLRLVVSIAKRYVGRGMLFLDLIQEGNMGLIKAVEKFDYRKGYKFSTYATWWIRQAITRAIADQARTIRIPVHMVETINKLIRVQRQLLQDLGREPAPEEIGKEMDLSPEKVREILKIAQEPVSLETPIGEEDDSHLGDFIEDQDALAPSDAAAYELLKEQLEDVLDTLTDREENVLRLRFGLDDGRTRTLEEVGRVFGVTRERIRQIEAKALRKLRHPSRSKRLKDFLE; this is encoded by the coding sequence ATGGCTGAAAAACCAACTCGCCAGCCGGCGGAAGGTGAATTAACCATCGATCAAGTGAAAGAGCAGTTAGTAGAGCTTGGAAAGAAAACAAGCTTAATTACTTACTCTACGATCGTAGAACGGTTGTCCCCGTTTGAACAGGATTCCGATCAAATGGATGAATTCTTTGAATATCTAGAGGAACAAGGTGTAGAAGTCATCGAAGATAGTACTGAAAACCCTTCGCCTCAAGAAGTGAATAAGGAAGAAGAATTTGATCTTAATGACTTAAGTGTTCCTCCGGGTGTCAAAATAAATGATCCCGTTCGTATGTACCTTAAAGAGATTGGCCGAGTAGACCTTCTTTCTGCAAAGGAAGAGATTAGTCTAGCACAACGTATTGAAGAAGGTGACGAAGAAGCAAAACGTCGTCTTGCTGAAGCAAACCTTCGACTTGTTGTTAGTATTGCGAAGCGTTACGTTGGTCGTGGGATGCTTTTCCTTGATTTAATCCAGGAAGGAAATATGGGCCTTATTAAAGCAGTTGAGAAATTTGATTACCGTAAAGGTTACAAATTTAGTACTTATGCCACGTGGTGGATCCGTCAAGCTATCACTCGCGCAATTGCAGACCAGGCTAGAACGATTCGTATTCCAGTTCATATGGTTGAAACAATCAATAAATTGATTCGTGTGCAGCGCCAGCTTCTTCAGGATCTTGGCCGTGAACCTGCTCCTGAAGAAATTGGTAAGGAAATGGACCTTTCTCCTGAAAAAGTCCGTGAAATTCTTAAGATAGCTCAAGAACCAGTATCTTTAGAAACGCCTATTGGGGAAGAAGACGATTCCCACCTCGGAGACTTTATTGAAGATCAAGATGCATTGGCACCATCCGATGCTGCAGCTTATGAACTACTCAAGGAACAGCTTGAAGACGTACTAGATACGCTGACTGATCGAGAGGAAAATGTTCTTAGACTGCGTTTCGGACTTGATGATGGACGTACAAGAACCCTAGAAGAAGTAGGTCGCGTCTTTGGAGTTACACGTGAGCGAATTCGCCAAATCGAAGCGAAAGCACTTCGCAAGCTCCGTCATCCAAGTAGAAGCAAACGACTCAAAGATTTTCTTGAATAG
- the vrrA gene encoding VrrA/YqfQ family protein, with protein MNQFPPSPQSGPGPGMGFPFSGGGFQGPGPGFTQPQQTGGGGGLLSRFLGGGAPQGSQGLPTPPGAFPAMQRGTIPGLPQQAGMLSRILPGAGQGGMDMMGMIQNVQKVMQAADTIKPMVQQYGPMVKQLPEMIALFKEYQKSSGSSEEDETVDEVEAKPKKQKKTPKKKTTKKPTGVKAKKKTKTTSSNEISIKSKPKLYV; from the coding sequence ATGAATCAATTTCCTCCCTCCCCTCAAAGTGGTCCGGGTCCAGGTATGGGCTTTCCATTTTCCGGAGGAGGGTTTCAAGGTCCTGGGCCAGGATTTACACAGCCTCAGCAAACAGGAGGTGGCGGCGGTCTGCTATCCAGGTTTTTAGGAGGAGGCGCTCCTCAAGGAAGTCAGGGACTCCCGACTCCTCCAGGAGCATTTCCAGCCATGCAACGAGGTACCATCCCAGGTTTACCCCAACAAGCCGGCATGCTCTCTAGAATCCTTCCGGGTGCCGGACAGGGTGGCATGGATATGATGGGAATGATCCAAAATGTTCAAAAAGTGATGCAGGCTGCTGATACAATTAAACCAATGGTGCAACAATACGGTCCAATGGTTAAGCAGCTCCCAGAAATGATTGCTTTGTTTAAGGAATATCAGAAGTCTTCAGGGTCAAGTGAAGAGGATGAAACAGTGGATGAAGTCGAAGCAAAACCGAAAAAGCAGAAAAAAACTCCAAAGAAAAAAACAACTAAGAAGCCCACAGGGGTAAAAGCCAAGAAAAAAACAAAAACGACAAGCTCAAATGAAATCAGTATCAAGTCTAAGCCGAAACTCTATGTATGA
- a CDS encoding tRNA (adenine(22)-N(1))-methyltransferase: MNDKLLSERLKMVANFVPEGSSVADIGSDHAYLPCYLMNHQRITMAIAGEVNEGPYQSAIKQVKRSGFTNEITVRKGNGLEVISPGEVDVITIAGMGGQLIRDILLGGVEKLENVKRLILQPNVAAHLLRERLADLNWELVDERILEEDDKIYEVLVFDAGNGKQPYAGMDGKELQKNLLAGPFLLKDRNEAFMKKWQIELKKRERILQSLTNTEGVSDKEAQVTNERDIIKEVLS, translated from the coding sequence ATGAACGATAAATTATTATCTGAACGTTTGAAAATGGTTGCGAATTTTGTTCCAGAGGGAAGTAGTGTGGCTGATATTGGATCTGATCATGCCTATTTGCCATGTTATTTGATGAATCATCAACGTATTACTATGGCGATTGCCGGAGAAGTGAACGAGGGTCCATACCAATCGGCTATCAAGCAAGTTAAGCGAAGCGGATTCACCAATGAAATAACAGTACGTAAGGGAAATGGCCTTGAAGTCATCTCGCCTGGAGAAGTGGATGTGATTACAATCGCAGGAATGGGAGGACAACTCATACGGGATATCTTGCTAGGCGGAGTAGAGAAGCTAGAAAATGTGAAGCGGCTAATCTTACAACCTAATGTTGCGGCACATCTTTTACGTGAACGACTTGCGGATTTGAACTGGGAACTTGTCGATGAACGGATTCTTGAGGAAGATGATAAAATTTACGAAGTCCTTGTATTTGATGCTGGCAATGGAAAGCAACCCTACGCTGGAATGGATGGCAAAGAACTTCAAAAAAATTTACTTGCAGGCCCCTTTCTCCTAAAGGATAGAAATGAAGCGTTTATGAAAAAATGGCAGATTGAATTAAAGAAAAGAGAACGGATCTTACAGTCTCTTACAAATACAGAAGGTGTTTCTGACAAAGAAGCGCAGGTAACGAATGAGCGTGACATCATTAAGGAGGTACTCTCATGA
- the cccA gene encoding cytochrome c550, with amino-acid sequence MKKNPLIPFAWTAVIGLILIIGVSFWALQQGGEESAEGEGEKQEQAEAAAPEDIYAQNCASCHGGDLGGQVGPALNAVGGKYSKDEILDIINNGKGSGMPAGVIQGEQAEAVAQWLSEKK; translated from the coding sequence ATGAAAAAGAATCCGCTTATTCCATTTGCATGGACAGCAGTTATCGGATTAATTCTCATTATTGGTGTTTCTTTCTGGGCATTGCAACAGGGCGGCGAAGAAAGTGCTGAAGGTGAAGGCGAGAAGCAAGAACAAGCTGAAGCAGCAGCACCAGAAGACATTTACGCTCAGAACTGTGCTTCCTGTCATGGCGGTGATCTAGGCGGCCAGGTTGGACCAGCTCTAAATGCTGTTGGCGGAAAGTACTCCAAAGATGAAATTCTCGACATTATTAATAATGGTAAAGGTTCGGGAATGCCAGCTGGAGTTATTCAGGGAGAACAAGCTGAAGCAGTAGCTCAGTGGTTATCTGAGAAAAAATAA
- a CDS encoding 4-hydroxy-3-methylbut-2-enyl diphosphate reductase → MKVTKISPRGYCYGVVDAMVIARNAALDKTLPRPIFILGMIVHNKHVTDAFEDDGIITLDGPNRMEILEKVESGTVIFTAHGVSPQVRELAEKKGLTVLDATCPDVTVTHDLIREKQKEGYHVIYIGKKGHPEPEGAMGIAPDIVHLVEKPEEVDELEIDCDNIIITNQTTMSQWDVQEIMEKAMERYPHAVIHNEICNATQVRQEAVAQQAGDTDLVLVVGDPKSNNSNRLAQVSIEVAGTPAYRIADISELKLEWLEGVETVGVTAGASTPTPITKEVIRFLDQYDPDNEETWTRELSVPSSKILPKVKVKK, encoded by the coding sequence ATGAAAGTAACTAAAATTTCGCCAAGAGGTTATTGCTATGGTGTTGTCGATGCTATGGTAATTGCACGAAATGCTGCATTAGATAAAACATTACCGCGCCCGATCTTTATTCTCGGGATGATCGTTCATAATAAACACGTGACAGATGCATTTGAAGATGATGGTATCATTACACTTGATGGACCAAATCGGATGGAAATTCTCGAAAAAGTAGAATCAGGAACTGTCATTTTCACTGCTCATGGTGTTTCACCTCAGGTTCGAGAGCTAGCGGAGAAAAAGGGCCTTACTGTACTTGACGCTACCTGTCCAGATGTAACAGTGACACATGATTTAATTCGCGAAAAACAAAAAGAGGGCTATCACGTCATTTATATTGGCAAAAAAGGCCATCCTGAGCCTGAAGGTGCGATGGGGATTGCTCCTGACATTGTGCATCTTGTTGAAAAGCCTGAAGAAGTTGATGAACTTGAAATCGATTGTGATAACATCATTATTACAAATCAGACGACCATGAGTCAGTGGGACGTTCAAGAAATTATGGAAAAAGCAATGGAACGTTATCCACATGCGGTTATTCATAATGAAATTTGTAATGCCACTCAAGTTCGTCAGGAAGCCGTAGCCCAACAAGCAGGTGATACTGACTTAGTTCTTGTAGTTGGAGATCCTAAGAGTAACAACTCTAATAGACTTGCCCAAGTTTCCATTGAAGTTGCTGGCACACCAGCCTATCGGATTGCGGATATTTCTGAATTAAAGCTTGAATGGCTTGAAGGTGTTGAAACAGTTGGAGTAACTGCAGGTGCTTCTACACCAACTCCGATTACAAAAGAAGTGATACGTTTTCTTGATCAATATGATCCTGACAACGAAGAAACGTGGACTCGTGAGCTAAGCGTTCCTTCTTCTAAAATTCTCCCTAAAGTGAAAGTGAAAAAATAA
- a CDS encoding YaiI/YqxD family protein gives MTKKKLTLFVDADACPVLIKEEMMSFQQALSETEIVFVASYAHMSTTFREARWVMVDSEKEEADLYIHRHAKKGDLAVTQDYGLASILLPKGVFVLSPRGKRYTEENISTLLHTRYLASKSRRAGKHTKGPRKFTSEDRDEFRKELIKILSNYEGVYFYLSKL, from the coding sequence ATGACGAAAAAGAAACTGACGCTTTTTGTCGATGCAGATGCATGTCCTGTTCTAATTAAGGAAGAAATGATGTCTTTTCAACAAGCTTTATCAGAAACCGAAATCGTTTTTGTGGCATCGTATGCTCATATGAGCACGACGTTCCGTGAAGCGAGGTGGGTTATGGTAGACTCTGAAAAGGAAGAAGCTGATCTCTACATCCATCGTCATGCTAAGAAAGGTGATTTAGCTGTAACTCAAGACTATGGACTAGCAAGTATACTCCTTCCAAAGGGTGTTTTTGTCCTTTCTCCAAGAGGAAAAAGATACACTGAAGAGAACATTTCTACTCTTCTACATACGCGTTATTTAGCATCGAAAAGTAGAAGAGCGGGTAAGCATACAAAAGGTCCGCGAAAGTTTACGAGTGAAGATCGAGATGAGTTTCGGAAAGAATTAATTAAAATTTTGTCGAATTATGAAGGAGTTTATTTCTATTTGTCGAAATTATAG
- a CDS encoding acyl-CoA dehydrogenase family protein, with translation MNFDLTKEQKMIQKMIREFADEKVAPGAEQRDKEKRFPKEIFQQLGDLGIMGLPFPEEYGGGGADTVSFAIVVEELSRACGSTGITYSAHVSLGGAPLNLFGTEEQKQKYLAPICSGESLGAFGLTEPNAGSDAGGTETEAVLKDGEWVINGSKCYITNASYADHLALTAITDRKDGNKEISAIIAPTSAPGFRVVDNYEKLGLHSSNTTELVMEDVRVPEENLLGKRGDGFRQFLITLDGGRIGIGAMGVGIAQAAYEKALQYANERKQFGRAISRFQAIQFKLADMAMKIELARTMVYKAAWLKDQGKKFTKEASICKLYASEICMEVCDQAVQIHGGNGYMRDYHVERYFRDAKLLEIGEGTSEIQRMVIAREIGC, from the coding sequence ATGAACTTTGACTTAACGAAAGAACAAAAAATGATTCAGAAAATGATTCGAGAATTTGCTGACGAAAAAGTGGCGCCAGGTGCCGAACAACGCGATAAAGAGAAAAGGTTTCCAAAAGAGATATTTCAACAGCTTGGTGACTTGGGGATTATGGGGCTTCCATTTCCAGAAGAATATGGAGGAGGCGGTGCAGATACCGTCAGCTTTGCAATCGTAGTAGAGGAATTGAGTCGTGCGTGTGGTTCAACTGGAATTACATACTCGGCGCACGTATCACTCGGAGGAGCACCGCTGAACTTATTTGGTACTGAAGAACAAAAGCAGAAATATCTTGCGCCAATCTGTTCCGGTGAGTCATTAGGAGCCTTTGGTTTAACAGAACCTAATGCTGGTTCTGACGCAGGTGGGACCGAGACTGAAGCCGTACTGAAAGATGGAGAATGGGTAATTAATGGAAGCAAATGTTATATAACGAATGCTTCGTATGCTGATCATCTTGCATTAACCGCTATTACTGATCGTAAGGATGGTAATAAAGAAATTAGTGCAATCATTGCGCCTACTTCTGCACCAGGATTTAGAGTAGTTGATAACTATGAGAAGCTTGGACTTCATTCTTCAAACACAACGGAACTTGTAATGGAAGACGTGAGAGTACCAGAAGAAAATCTGCTGGGGAAACGCGGCGATGGCTTTAGACAGTTTCTTATTACTCTTGATGGTGGTCGAATTGGAATAGGTGCTATGGGAGTAGGGATTGCTCAGGCAGCTTATGAGAAGGCGTTACAGTATGCTAATGAGCGTAAGCAGTTTGGTCGTGCGATTTCACGCTTCCAGGCGATTCAATTTAAGCTAGCGGATATGGCGATGAAAATTGAATTAGCGAGAACGATGGTATATAAAGCAGCCTGGTTGAAAGATCAAGGGAAGAAATTCACGAAAGAAGCTTCTATTTGTAAGCTCTATGCTTCAGAAATTTGTATGGAAGTTTGTGATCAAGCTGTTCAGATTCATGGAGGAAATGGATATATGCGCGATTATCACGTTGAGCGTTATTTTAGAGATGCAAAACTACTTGAAATTGGAGAAGGTACTTCAGAAATCCAAAGAATGGTTATTGCTCGAGAAATTGGTTGTTAA
- a CDS encoding AMP-binding protein, protein MTKLLHETIGSMLERQVDQFGNKEAVVYSKEKIRYTFEEFNNEVNRVAKALLGLGVTKGENVAVWATNVPEWLLLQFATAKVGAVLVTINTNYQSSELEYVLKQSESTRLFLIDGFKGTSYPEVFLQLQKSNDQLTVGKCAIAGLPYLKDVIYIGTEERSSFMKWRDFLKGSVSVTDKALEMRNGELDPDDVINMQYTSGTTGFPKGVMLTHNNILNNGFQIGQCMELTHNDRLCIPVPFFHCFGCVLGTLAAFSAGATIFPIIEFEPELVLRTVEKERCTALHGVPTMFISELSLAEFESYNLSSLRTGIMAGSPCPIEVMKNVMKRMNMVEITIAYGQTEASPVITQTRTNDPLEYRVNTVGRALPGVEVKIVDPVSGLEVPSGEAGELCTRGYHVMRGYYNMPEATNQVIDEEGWLHTGDIAKMDSEGYVEITGRLKDMIIRGGENVYPREIEEFLYSHPSVQDVQVIGVPDEKYGEKVVACIQLKEKGAVNASDILLYCKGKIARYKVPAHVFFVDEYPMTASGKIQKYKLRESAVEWANLNSEISK, encoded by the coding sequence ATGACGAAATTGCTTCATGAGACGATCGGATCGATGCTCGAAAGACAAGTGGATCAGTTTGGTAATAAAGAAGCTGTCGTCTACTCAAAAGAAAAAATTCGTTACACGTTTGAAGAGTTCAATAATGAAGTGAACAGAGTTGCTAAAGCGTTGCTAGGGTTGGGTGTTACTAAAGGAGAGAACGTAGCAGTTTGGGCTACGAATGTACCGGAATGGTTACTTTTGCAATTTGCCACTGCAAAAGTGGGGGCGGTTCTTGTCACGATTAATACGAATTACCAATCATCAGAGTTAGAATATGTCCTAAAGCAGTCAGAATCCACTCGTCTCTTTTTAATTGATGGCTTCAAAGGCACTTCTTATCCTGAGGTTTTCTTGCAACTTCAAAAAAGCAATGATCAACTGACTGTTGGGAAATGTGCGATAGCTGGTCTTCCATATTTGAAAGATGTTATTTATATTGGAACAGAAGAACGTTCTTCGTTCATGAAGTGGCGAGATTTTCTCAAGGGAAGCGTATCGGTGACGGATAAAGCATTAGAAATGAGAAATGGAGAACTTGATCCAGACGATGTCATTAATATGCAGTATACGTCAGGAACGACCGGCTTTCCAAAAGGAGTGATGCTCACTCATAATAATATTCTCAATAATGGCTTCCAGATTGGCCAATGCATGGAGCTCACTCATAATGACCGACTTTGTATTCCTGTTCCATTTTTCCACTGTTTTGGTTGTGTGCTCGGAACTTTAGCGGCTTTTTCTGCAGGAGCGACGATCTTTCCGATCATTGAGTTTGAACCAGAACTGGTACTAAGAACTGTGGAGAAAGAAAGATGTACAGCACTTCATGGTGTACCAACGATGTTCATTTCCGAACTCAGTCTTGCTGAATTTGAATCCTATAATCTAAGCTCGTTAAGGACTGGCATAATGGCTGGAAGCCCATGTCCGATAGAAGTGATGAAAAACGTCATGAAAAGAATGAATATGGTAGAAATAACAATAGCTTATGGACAGACTGAAGCTTCACCAGTAATTACCCAAACAAGAACCAATGATCCCCTCGAGTATAGAGTTAATACAGTGGGAAGAGCCTTACCAGGTGTCGAAGTGAAGATAGTTGATCCCGTATCAGGCCTCGAGGTTCCATCTGGCGAAGCTGGTGAGCTATGCACGAGAGGGTATCACGTGATGAGAGGGTACTACAACATGCCTGAGGCTACGAATCAAGTGATTGATGAAGAAGGATGGCTTCATACTGGAGATATCGCTAAAATGGACTCAGAGGGCTATGTAGAGATTACAGGACGTTTGAAAGATATGATTATACGCGGGGGAGAGAATGTTTACCCCAGGGAGATTGAAGAATTTCTGTATTCCCATCCGTCTGTTCAGGACGTTCAGGTTATTGGAGTACCAGATGAGAAATACGGTGAAAAGGTAGTAGCATGCATTCAATTAAAAGAAAAAGGAGCAGTTAATGCTTCCGATATTCTTTTATACTGTAAAGGTAAAATTGCAAGATATAAAGTACCTGCACACGTCTTCTTTGTAGATGAGTATCCAATGACAGCTTCGGGGAAAATACAAAAATACAAGTTACGTGAATCAGCAGTTGAATGGGCAAACCTTAATTCAGAAATATCCAAATAA
- the dnaG gene encoding DNA primase, whose amino-acid sequence MSGRIPEEKIEAIRKSTDIVDVISDYVQLKKQGRNFFGLCPFHGESTPSFSVAPDKQIYHCFGCGAGGNAFSFLMEIEGYNFIEAVEALGQKSGIELPEVQDNQNSNPKTTSENEVIYKAHDFLAKLYNHCMVKTPEGEKARDYLSERGFTNEMIEKFQLGFAPDSWDYATGYLEKRNYPIAKIANAGLLAKREFDGKYFDRFRNRIMFPIWDPKGRPVAFGGRILGEGEPKYLNSPETKLFQKGKFLYGFHLTRSSIRLKDQAILLEGYVDVITAYGNGVQNVVASLGTALTKDQAKLLRRQTESVVICYDSDKAGINAATRAADELVEAGCYVRIAKMPNGLDPDDYIRTYGAERFEKDVIGAASTVMAFKMEVFRSGKNLSDEGERIRYIEEVLKEISGLSNAVERDHYLRQLSEEFSLSLDALKQQVTQFYKEGKKSKDNAPPKRDNNARKNFYVKKKLLPAFQNSERILLAYMMRDLDVAEKVQEEVGGSFNIDEHSAIAAYLYSFYANGHEADISQFMEQLTDPNLVKIASELAMMDLNEDVSDKELHDYIRQVLNYPEWIKIEEREKEKKEAEMKQDFVQAAKIAMEILEMKKNLKNSF is encoded by the coding sequence ATGAGTGGCAGAATCCCGGAAGAGAAAATTGAAGCGATTCGCAAATCCACCGATATCGTTGATGTGATTAGTGATTATGTCCAACTGAAGAAACAAGGAAGGAATTTCTTCGGTCTTTGCCCTTTTCATGGAGAGAGTACTCCTTCATTTTCAGTAGCTCCCGATAAGCAAATATATCATTGTTTTGGTTGTGGCGCTGGTGGTAATGCATTTTCATTTTTAATGGAAATAGAAGGATACAACTTCATAGAAGCTGTTGAAGCACTTGGACAGAAATCAGGGATAGAACTACCTGAAGTTCAAGACAATCAAAATAGTAATCCAAAGACAACATCTGAGAATGAGGTCATCTATAAGGCTCATGATTTTCTAGCTAAGCTTTATAATCATTGCATGGTTAAGACGCCAGAAGGTGAAAAAGCTCGTGATTACCTGAGCGAGCGAGGCTTTACAAATGAAATGATTGAGAAGTTCCAACTTGGCTTTGCCCCTGATTCGTGGGATTATGCAACGGGATATTTGGAGAAGAGAAACTATCCTATAGCAAAAATTGCAAATGCTGGACTTCTTGCAAAAAGGGAGTTTGATGGGAAATATTTTGATCGTTTTCGCAATCGTATTATGTTCCCAATATGGGATCCAAAAGGAAGACCGGTCGCATTTGGAGGCAGAATATTAGGTGAAGGTGAACCGAAATATTTGAATAGCCCTGAAACAAAATTGTTTCAGAAAGGGAAGTTTTTGTATGGTTTTCATCTTACCCGCTCTTCTATCCGCTTAAAAGACCAGGCTATCCTTTTAGAAGGTTACGTGGATGTGATTACAGCGTACGGGAATGGGGTACAAAACGTTGTAGCGAGTCTAGGGACAGCATTAACCAAAGATCAGGCTAAACTTCTACGAAGACAGACAGAATCAGTGGTGATTTGTTATGACTCAGATAAGGCGGGGATTAATGCTGCTACAAGAGCAGCGGATGAATTAGTCGAAGCCGGTTGCTATGTAAGAATCGCAAAAATGCCAAACGGACTTGATCCCGATGACTATATCCGAACATACGGTGCAGAACGGTTTGAAAAGGATGTAATAGGGGCAGCGTCAACAGTAATGGCTTTTAAAATGGAAGTTTTTCGATCAGGAAAAAACCTATCGGATGAAGGAGAACGAATCCGCTACATCGAAGAAGTACTTAAAGAAATTAGCGGACTTTCAAACGCTGTCGAAAGAGACCATTATCTTAGACAACTATCGGAAGAATTCTCACTTTCACTCGATGCTCTAAAGCAGCAAGTTACCCAGTTTTATAAAGAGGGCAAGAAAAGTAAGGATAATGCTCCTCCTAAAAGGGATAATAATGCTAGGAAAAATTTCTATGTGAAGAAAAAGCTCCTACCTGCTTTCCAGAATTCAGAGCGAATCTTACTTGCATATATGATGCGAGATCTGGATGTTGCAGAAAAAGTGCAGGAAGAGGTTGGCGGTTCGTTTAATATTGACGAGCATAGTGCGATCGCTGCATATCTGTATAGCTTTTATGCTAACGGCCATGAGGCGGACATTAGTCAATTCATGGAGCAGCTTACTGATCCTAACCTTGTCAAAATTGCTTCTGAACTGGCCATGATGGATTTAAATGAAGACGTGTCGGATAAAGAACTTCATGATTATATTCGGCAGGTGTTAAATTATCCAGAATGGATAAAGATAGAAGAGAGAGAAAAAGAGAAAAAAGAAGCGGAAATGAAGCAAGACTTTGTCCAGGCAGCTAAGATCGCTATGGAAATTCTTGAAATGAAGAAGAACTTAAAAAATTCATTTTAA